The genomic segment TGGCAGGCGTCCTCGACGACGGCGAGCTTGTGCTTCTCGGCGATGGGCATGAGCTTGTCCATCGCGGCGGGGTGGCCGTAGAGGTGCACCGGCATGATCGCGACGGTACGCGGTGTGATCGCGGCCTCGACGGCTGCCGGGTCGAGGCCGAAGCTGCCGGGCTCGATGTCGGCGAAGACGGCGTCGGCGCCGACCAGACGCACCGCGTTCGCCGAGGCGGCGAACGAGAACGACGGGACGATGACCTCGTCGCCGGGGCCGATGCCCAGGGCGAGCAGCAGCAGGTGGAGCGCGGATGTGCCCGAGTTCACCGCGACACAGTGCCGGCCGTCGACCAGCTCCGAGAAGCCCTCCTCGAAGGCCGCCACCTCCGGGCCCTGTACGACGCGACCGCTGCGCATCACTCGTACGACGGCCTCGATCTCTTCTTCACCGATGACCGGGCGGGCAGCAGGAATCGGCTGCTCGTTGATGCTCGTCATGGACGTCCTCCTTGAACACCGCAAGAGCTCTTTACAGGCAGAGATCAGGGATGCGGGACGTCTTACGAGGCCGCGCGTACCCCTCCGGCGCAATGCCGACGCCCTACCGAGGATTCTGGGGCCGGTCTGGTCCCGAACCGGGCCCCGTCACCACCCTGATTTCGAGGTGGAAACCCCTCACAGGACAGCGAACGCCGTCACATTATCAGGGATTTCTTAGGCGATTTCGGGTCTGTTGACAAGCTCATGCATCGATTCTGAAACAGAACACGTGTCCCACCCTGGCTCACCAGAGTGGGACACGTTTCGTCAGACTACTCGTCACTCATTCTTCAGTTGTCGGCCGGTCCCTCTCCCGCGGACTGCGCGGACGCCGTCACGGAAGGCGTCGAGGGCTGCTCGGCGGCGGACGTCTTCTTCGCCGTCGCCTTCTTGGCCGTCGTCTTCTTCGCGGCGGTCTTCTTGGCCGCCGTGGTCTTCTTCGCGGCGGTCTTCTTGGCGGGCGCCTTCTTGGCGGCCGTCTTGCGGACCGCCTTCTTGACCGGTGCCTCGGCGGCTTCCGGTGCCTCGGACGCCTCCGCGGTCGCCGGGGCCTCCGTCCCCTCGGCGGGAGCGGCACCGGATTCGGTACCTGCCCCGGCGTCCGCCGGACCGGTCACCACGACGACCTCGGCGGCGTCCGATCCCGCGGGCGAACCCGCGGGGGCGGTGGCCTTACGGGTCGCCCGGCGCCGGGCGCGCGGCGGGGCCGCCGGAGCGGTCACCTCGACGGGCTCGGCCTCGGGCTGCGGCGTCGGGGCCACCGGGTCCTCGGCGGCGACCGGGTCCTGGGCGGACACCGGCTCCTCCACGGACTCGACGAACTCGGCGGCCGGAGCCGGCGAGTCCGCCGACTTCGGCGAACCCGCGGGGGCGGTCGCCTTACGGGTCGCCCGGCGCCGGGTACGGCCCTGGGGGGCCGGGGCCGCCTCGGGCTCGGGCGTCTCGGGCGCCGGGGCCTCGATGACCTCGACGGCCTCGGCCGGTTCGGCGACGAACGGTGCCTCGACGACGGGCGTCTCGACCACCGTCTCCACGACCGTCTCGACGTCCGGCGCCGCCTCGTCCTGCCGCGGCTCGGCGGCGGAGGACCGTCCGGCGCCCGGAGCACCGGCCGGAGCCGACGCCTTGCGGGACGCCCGACGTCGGCCGCGACCGCGCGTGGCGGCGGCCTCGGCCTCGGCCGGGCTGCTGTACAGGTCCTCGTCGGGTACGAACTCCGGCTCGGACGACGCCACCGGGGCGGGCGCCTCGGCGGCCGACTCGGCCTCGCCCTCCGACTCCGGCTCGGTCACTGTCTCCGTCGTGTACTCGTGGTCGTGGTCGTGGTCCTGACCGGAGCCGCGACGCTTCTTGGCCCGCTTGCCACCGCCGCCACCGCCGACCGAGGTCGGCTGCTCCATGTGCACGATCACACCGCGCCCGTTGCAGTGGACACAGGTCTCGGAGAACGACTCCAGCAACCCCTGGCCCACCCGCTTGCGGGTCATCTGGACCAGGCCCAGCGAGGTGACCTCGGCGACCTGGTGCTTCGTGCGGTCGCGGCCCAGGCACTCCAGCAGGCGCCGCAGCACCAGATCCCGGTTGGACTCCAGCACCATGTCGATGAAGTCGATGACGACGATGCCACCGAGGTCGCGCAGCCGCAGCTGACGCACGATCTCCTCGGCCGCCTCCAGGTTGTTCCTGGTGACGGTCTCCTCCAGGTTGCCGCCCTGGCCGGTGAACTTCCCGGTGTTGACGTCGACGACGATCATCGCCTCGGTCTTGTCGATCACCAGCGAACCGCCGCTCGGCAGCCAGACCTTCCGGTCCAGCGCCTTCATCAGCTGCTCGTCGATCCGGTACGTCGCGAAGACGTCGACCTCGGAGGTCCACCTGGACAGCCGGTCCGTGAGGTCCGGTGCCACGTGCGAGACGTAACCGTGGATGGTCTCCCACGCCTCGTCACCGCTGACGATGACCTTCGAGAAGTCCTCGTTGAAGATGTCGCGGACCACCCGGACGGTCATGTCCGGCTCGCCGTAGAGCAGCGTCGGCGCGTTGGAGCTGCCGCTGCCCTTGGCGTTCTTCTGGATCGCCTCCCACTGCCCCTGGAGACGCTCGACGTCCCGGCGCAGCTCGTCCTCGCTGGCGCCCTCGGCGGCGGTGCGCACGATGACGCCCGCGTCCTCGGGGACGATCTTCTTCAGGATGGTCTTCAGCCGGGCGCGCTCGGTGTCGGGCAGCTTGCGGCTGATGCCGGTCATCGAACCCTCGGGCACGTAGACCAGGTAGCGGCCGGGCAGCGAGACCTGGCTGGTCAGGCGGGCACCCTTGTGGCCGATCGGGTCCTTCGTGACCTGTACGAGGACCGACTGGCCGGACTTCAGCGCGGTCTCGATCCGGCGCGGCCCGTGGGCCATGCCGAGCGCCTCGAAGTTCACCTCACCGGCGTACAGGACGGCGTTGCGGCCCTTGCCGATGTCGACGAAGGCGGCCTCCATGGACGGCAGTACGTTCTGCACCTTGCCCAGGTAGACGTTGCCGACGTAGCTGGTGGCCTGTTCCTTGTTGACGTAGTGCTCGACGAGGACGTTGTCCTCCAGCACACCGATCTGGGTGCGCTCGCCGCTCTGGCGGACGACCATCACCCGCTCGACGGCCTCGCGGCGGGCCAGGAACTCCGCCTCGGTGATGATCGGGACCCGGCGGCGGCCCTGCTCGCGGCCCTCACGGCGGCGCTGCTTCTTCGCCTCCATCCGGGTGGAACCCTTGATGGACTGGACCTCGTCGAAGCCGGTGCCGGGCTCGCGGTCGGCCGATTCCCTGGCACGCCGCTCACGGGGCTCACGGACCTTGACGACCGTGCGCTCGGGGTCGTCCGTGGTGCCGTTCTCACCGTCCGACGACGCGTCACCACTGCGACGGCGACGACGGCGCCTGCGACGGCTGCTGCTGGAGCCACCGGCCGACGACTCGTTGTCGTCGTCGGACTCCTCGTCGGTGTCGGAGTCGTGGCCGCCGTCCTGGCCGCTCTCCCGCGACTCGTCGGACCGGTCGGCGCTCTCGTCGTGCTGCTCCGAGGCGTCGTCCGCCTCGGTGGCGTCACCCCGGCGACGACGGCGGCCACCGCGACGGCGCCGGCGCGAGGGCCGGTCGCCGTACTCGTCGCCCTCGTGATCGGCGTCGCCCTCGTGGTCGGCGTCGGTCTCGGACTCGGCCTCCTCCGCGGGCCCGGCGGGCTCTTCGGCCTCGGCGGGCGCGGCCTGGACGGCGGCCCGCTCGGGCTCGGCGGACTCACCGCGACGGCGACGGCGACGGCGCGAACCGCCCTGCGGCGCGGTCTCGGCGACCTCGGCGGGCTCGGCGGCGGGTTCGGCCGCGGCCGTCCCGGTGGTCTCCTCGGCCTCGTCGGCCTCGTCGGTCTCGTACGTGTCGTCGTACTGCGAGGCGGCAGCGGCGGCGGCAGCGGTCTCCGGGGTCTGGAACATCGGCTCGGCGAAGACCGGTGCCTGGAACACCGCCACGGCGGGACGCGTCGCGCGCCGGCCGCGTACCGGCTCCTCGACCTTGCCGGTGAACTCGGGGCGCCCGGCGGCTGCCGTGGCCCTGCGGCGACGGCCACCACGCGGCGCGGCGTCGTCGGCGGTCTCCACCGGCGCCTCGCTCGCGGTGGTCGCGGTGTCCGCGGCGGACTCGGCCACGGGTTCCACGACCGCGGGGGTCTCGGGGGTCTCGGCGGCCTGCGGGGCGCCCGCCGGGGCGGTCGCCTTGCGGACCGCGCGCCGACGGCCACGCGGGGTCCCGGACTCGGGCTGCGGCTCGGGCTGCGGCTCATCGGCGAGCCGCGCGGCGAGCTCAGGGGTCTGTACGACGGTCTCAGGGGTCTGTACGACGGGCTCCGGGGCCTGCGCGGCCTCGTCGGTGCGCGCGGCCTCGTCGGACCGCTCGGCTCCGGTGGCCTGCGGGGTGCCGGCCGGTGCCGACGCCCTGCGCCGGGCACGGCCGCGCGGAGCCTCGGTGGTGGCGGGAGCGGCGGTCTCCGCGGCTTCTCCGCCCACCGGTCCGGCCGCCTCGGCTTCGGCGGCCTCGATCTCGGCGGCCTGCGAGGCCGTGCCGGCCTCGACACCGGTGGCCGGGGCGGTCGCCTTGCGGGACGCCCGACGGCGGGTACGCGGCGGCTCGACCTCGGCCTCGGGGGACGCGGCAGCCTCAGGAGACACAGCCGTGCCGGGAGCCTCGGCGGCGTCCTCGGTACGGGGCGCGCCCGCCGGGGCGGTCGCCTTGCGGACCGCGCGCCGACGCGCACGCGGCGCGGCGGCCGGTTCCGCATCGGTGCTCTCGACCGCCGGCGCCGATTCCACGGGGGCCTCCCCGGGGGCCGGGGCGGAACCCGTCGCGGGCTCCACCACCTCGACGGCCTCGGCGGTCTCCGGAGCACCGGCCGGGGCGGTCGCCTTGCGGACGGCCCGGCGGCGGGTGCGCGCCGGGGTGGCGGGCACCACATCGGTCCCGGCGGTGGCGTCGGCCGCCTCCGCGTCGGCCGCCGAGGCGGCGCGCGCGGTGTCCTCGGTGGTGGCGTCGGCGGCTCCCCCGCCCGGCGGACCGGCCGGGCGGGACGCGGCGCGGCGCCTGCGGCGCGGCGGCAGCTTGTCGCCGGGCGCGTTGTTGTCTTCGGTGTTTCCGGTCGTACCGGGTTCGTTCGGCTGAGGCATGCGGGCGGTTCTCCCGTCGCGCTCCCGGGCGCCGCGCCTGATTCCGGTCCGGCACGGTTCGCGTGATGGTGCGATACCGCCGTCCGGGGCGCGGGCGCCGCACGGGAGCTGAATGTCTGGCTCGCCGGTTCCGTACGCGATGTACGTGCGGCCTGGCGAAAGTCTTCTGGTCAGTGCGCGGCCCGACCCAGGTGGCTCCCGAGTCCGGGGGCTGCGCTACAACGACCGCCTTACGCGGAACCCGCACCTGCCGACGCCGTCGCGACGGCGGTCCCGGTGGCCGTGGGTAGCGCGGCCGGGGCTGCCTCGCGGTCAGGCGCGAGCGGGTCGGTCACCGTGCCGGTCTCCTCGTCGAAGAGCCCCTGCGCCAGCCTGGTCACCGCTGCGGGGACCGGCGGCGCCAGGTCGGCCACAGCTCGGAGACCGGACAGGACGTCGTCGGGTCGCACGGCAGGTGTCACGTGCCGAACAACCAGCCGCAGTATCGCACAGGGCTTGTCCCCGGGCCTATTGACGAGCGGGGCACCGGTCGTACCGGCGCCACCGGGGAGCGTCGCGGAGTCCGGTCCACCGGCCTCCAGGGCCACCACGGCGGCCCTGGCGTCGAAGGTCCGCACGCCGTTCTTCGTACGGCGCTGGACCTCGACGGTCCCGGCTTCGAGGAAGCCGGACACGGCCTTCTCCGCGTCCTCGACCGTGACCCCGTCCAGCCGCAGCTCCCAGACGGAAGCGGTCAGCCGGTCGGCGAGACCCGAGGTGCGGGCCTCGACGGCGTCGGTGATGTCGAGGCCGTCCGGCAGCGACGCGTCGAGCAACTGACGCAGCGTGTCGGGGTCCCGCGCCTCGGTGAGGGCCATCTCCAGAAACTCGGCCTCACTGCCCGTGCCGGTGGGAGCGGCATTGGCGTACGACACCTTCGGGTGCGGGGTGAAGCCCGCCGAGTACGCCATCGGCACCTCGGCGCGGCGCAGCGCCCGCTCGAAGGCGCGCTGGAAGTCGCGGTGACTGGTGAACCGGAGGCGGCCCCGCTTGGTGTAGCGCAGTCGGATGCGCTGCACCGTCGGTGCGGGCGGCGGGCCTTCGGGCTGTCGCTTGCCCAGTGGTTCTTCTCCTCGGTGCGGAGCGGACGCGGTGGCACGCCGCCCTCGGAATACGGGTGGCCCCGGGGTGTCCGCTCCGGGCTCACCCCCGCGGGTGCGGGGAGATCTCCGATTCGGGCGCCGCGCTGGGGACAGTCGTTGTACTACCCAGAGTACGCGCAGGCCCGCTCCCGGGTTCCCCGGGACCGTGGCGGACCCGGGGAACGCCCCGCCGACGACCACGGGCAAGGTGGCAGCGAATTACCACACGGGCCGCTTCGCCCTGGTGCCCGCGCTCAAGGCGGAACTGACCGTGAAGACTCCGGCCGACCGAAACCCCGGTAAGGCGCGGACACAGGGCGCTCCTGTCACACAGGTACCCGACGCGATACCGAGTGCAGCGATCCGGCTGGGCTACGCACGGTGCTCCACCGTTGGACAGGAACTTCAGTCCCAGTTGGCCATGCTTGCCCGTGCCGACTGCACCCGCGTCTTCTCGGAGAAGATCAGCACCCGTGTGAAGGAGCGGCCGGAGCTTGAGAAGGCGCTCGCCCTGGCCCGGGAGATCAAGGCAGCCGCACCGAATCAGCCGGTCATCCTGACCGTGGTCGAGATGAAGCGTCCTGCCCGCAGTGCGGCAGAGCTGATGACGCTGTCTTCCACCCTTCAGGCGGACGGCATCCAACTGGAACTCCTGTCCGGTCCGCTTCAGGGTGTGTACGACCCGAACGGGGCAGGTGCCATCGTGTTCGCCGTGCTCGCCGTCAGTGCAGAGGTGGAGCGGGAAGGCATACGAGAGAAGACGTTGGAGGGGTTGGAGGCTGCGGCCCGTAAGGGCAACGTCGGGGGGCGTCCCTCTGTCGTGGATGACGACAAGCTCGCCGTAGCCCGTGCCCGGCACGCCAAGGGTGACAGCGTCACAGCCATCGCGAAGGCCCTGGGAATCGGTCGTGCCACGTTGTACCGCCACCTGGGAGAGAGCGCCTGAGAGAGGCGCACACGGATGCAGGCAGGCCCTCGGCATACGCCGGGGGCCGCTCTCATGCGCGGGTCTGCCGGGCGGGGCAGGGCAGGTCGGGATCAGAGCGGTTCGGCGAGCACGTCACAAGGGCGACGGAGTGGAAGACAGCGCCCTTCAGGTAGTGGCCGAGGGACACGTCTCCTCCCCACGTCAGCCGCTCGACTGCACCCTTCACCAGGAGAACCAGTCTGGTCACTTCACGATCCTGCTCGGAGGCGAACCGGGGTGCGAACTCTGCGAGCTGGAGCCCCAGCCACTCGCCGGCCTCCTTGGGTTCCTCCCATGTCCCTCGGATCATCGAGGGCGGTTTCATCAGCCAGTGCGCCGTCTGGATCGGGGGCACGTCGGTCGTCGGGAACACGGCCACGGCTTCTCGGTACCGGTCGAGTACCTCCTTCTCGCTGCTCGCGGTCGGGGCTTGTCCGGCCGGTCTACGGACGCTCTCCCTGTCGAACGTCTTCTTCTCCCCCACCCATGCGTAACCGTGGTGGTGCACCGCTGCTCCGTTCCGAGAGATGACGACGGCCCCGCCCGTCGGCGTGAGGGCAGGGCCGTCAGTTCAGGTGGTGCCGTGGATCAGGCGGAGAGGTCGAAGCGGGCGGGGTCGATACCCGCCGCGTCCAGCTCGGCCGTGGTGAAGCGCAGCGGCTCGGCGCCCGGGCGCTTGCTGTCACCCATGGCCCACGCGTCCGGCCCGATCTTCGCGAGGGTCACGCACGCCTCGCCGTCGGGGTGGGTACTGCCGCCGCACGCCTTCGAGAACTCGGCTCCCTCGATGGGGAGCCCGTACAGGTCGGTCATCGTTGTGCCCTTCCTGATCTGCTGACGGCCCAGAGAGGGCCGTCCCCCGCCCGTAGCGGACGGAAGTCTTGGAGTGGCTGCCCCGGCTTCCCTGAGTCCTGAGCGATGCCCTCACCGCTCAGGGCGGCACTCCAGTCAAGGAGTGGACCGGGGGAGAACCCGAGCACGTCAGCTCAGACGGGACACGCCCTGTCCCTGTTCAAGCCTTGTCCGGTCGGGGGACTACCTGTCCCGCCGGGAGGGCGGCAGTGACAGGATTCTGTGAGAACTCAGGGCGTCGAGGGCACCCGCAGCGCCTCTGCGATCTGCTCGACCGCATCAGCGCGGATCATCCCGAGATGGACGTACGCCTGCCCGCTGTGCGTCACCACCGGCCGGACGCTGCTCCACGCGGACTCGGGAACTCCGAGCGCGCGAGTGCCGCGCGTATGGATTCCGTCGCGTCCGTCGCCTGCGTCCTGGCGTCCCTCCACGTCTGCATGTCCATCAGTGGCCGGTCCCGTGCATCCGAAGCAGGATGTCGCAGTCGGCAACCGTGGTGCTGTCACGCTCCATCCAGGCCGCCTTCCGGAGCTGACCGAGCCGCGTGCACTCGGGGCAGCCGGACACAGGGCGGGGCGCAGGGCGCTCCTCCCGGATCGGCAGCTCTACCGGCGCTTCCTGCCACCGCGTGGGTTCTGTCTTCGTCACCGTCGCGCCCTCCCTGCCGCTTCCGAGGTCGATGAAGAGACCGTAGGGAGCGGGGTTGCGAGGGGTCCACGCTGTTGCACGCGGTTGCACGGATTCACCCGAGGGCAGCGAGAGCCTTCGTGATCAGGGCGCGGGCACCGGCCCCGCGCACAGCGGATCGGGACAGCTCGGAAAAGGCCCGAAGGTACGTACGGATCTCGCCGGGCGTGGTCAGGTTGATCTCTGCGGTGAGCGTCTCCACCGCCACCTGTCGATCGTCGAAGGCGTAGAAGGCTTCGAGCGGCCAGACGGCGCGGCGGGCGCGGGCGGGGATGATGCCGAGGGATACGTTCGGCTGTCCCATCACCGAGAGCAGGTGTTCAAGCTGGGCCGCCATGGCGGCATCGTCGCTCACCCGGTAGTAGAGAACCGTCTCTTCGAGCACCAGGGCGAACCGGTGATCCCCCTCCCGGATCACGCGGGACCGTTGGGTCCGAGCCTGCACGGCGTCGGCCACGTCGTCTGGGGTTCCTTGAAAGGCTGTGATGGACCGTAGAAGCCCTGTCGCGTAGCCGGGGGTCTGGAGCATCCCCGGCATGACGTTCGAGGCGTAGACACGAAAGGAGCGGGTCCGCTGGTACAGCGGGACAGTCTGCTCATGAACCCGGCGCATCCCATCGCGATGGATCTGCCGCCACTCGACGTACATCGACTCGGCGTTTCGGGACGCAGCGATCAGATCAGCCGCGTGATCGTCAGCCCCGCAGGCAGCGCACCATGCACGGATGTCAGCATCCGAGGGTGGCGTCTTGCCCCGCGCGATCCGGGATGACTTCGACTTGTGCCAGCCGCACCGAGCGGCTAGCTCATGCCCTGTCAGGCCAGCGTCTTGCATAAGGCCCTGCAAGCGGGCAGCCACAGCGGCTCGCGCCGCTTGAGCGCTGGAGAGCGGAGAAGAAGGCATGAGCTGACCCGTAAGGAATCAGACGGCGTACTTCTCGTGCGGGATGGCTCGCTCCCACACCGCTTCGAACGCCGACGCACACAGATCAACTGCGGCAGGCTCTTCCGTCTGGTCAGTGTGGACCCACCGGCCGACGCCGTCGAAGACGTTGAACTGGACAAGACGGCCGTCGAACAACCAGAAGTCGTTGCCCGGCAGGGCAAGGTCCGAGGCGTTGCGACGGGGCAGCCAACGGATCTGCTCTCCGGCCGCTACGTTCGTAAAGGTGCCCGAGTGCTCGAAGGCGATGTAATCGCTGACCGGCTCCGAGACGATGCGGGCACGTCGGATGACCACACCCTTGGCCGTCACCTCTTGCACGAGGTCAAGCCAGGGACGCCACCATGAAGCCCGGTCGTCCGGGTTCAACCGGTGCCCCTGCTTCCATGCGGAGAAGCCTTCGATCTCGTTGTCCACGCCGTACCCGTCGCGCATCTCAAGATGCACGGCTGACTCCCGCACTGACCTGATGAGGTCAGAGAAGTCAGTCAGACTCTGCGACACGAAGCGCCTCCCTGAGAAGCGGGACCATCCGCTTCGGAACCCTGATCACCGACTCGTGTCCGGGGATCGACACATCCCGCGAGCTCTCGCTCGTGGTCCGCTCGTCTGCCGTCCACCCCTGGATCACAAGATCCTTCGACTCCTGGTCCACCCACACAGCGGGTGATCCGTGATCTCCGGACTCGGGATCTTTACCGACGAACCGTAAGGCCATGGTGTCCCTCCCTGTCGAGCGCGTCGCGCCTGGTTGCACGACCTTCACTCTGTCGGAACCTGCGGGTCAAGAGGGCGTCTTCACCCCGATCCGACCCGATGCTGTTCATCGGCGCCACGCACAAGGCGCCCGGACCCTTACGGCCCGGACGCCTCTCTTCAGCTACAGCCACTCGACCGCCGAGACGATGCCCGGATCTTGCCGAGGAGCGGGGAGCGGCGTACGCCGCACAGGGCGGGCAGCCTGCTCGCGCTCCTTCGTCCCGAGCCCTCGAAGGATCTCGGTACGCTCCGCCTCGCTCATGCCAGCGAGCGTCTCAGCCATCCTCTGGACGGCATCGCCGCTGGTCACGGCTACTGCTTGACCTCAAGCGGCAGCAGCGTCTTGCCCGTCGGTCCGATCTGGATGCTCGTGTCCATCTGCGGACAGACCCCGCAGTCGAAGCACGGTGTCCAGCGGCAGTCCTCGACCTCGGTCTCGTCGAGCGCGTCCTGCCAGTCCTCCCAAAGCCATTCCTTGTCGAGGCCGGAGTCCAGGTGGTCCCAGGGCAGGACCTCCTCGTACGTCCGCTCGCGGGTGGTGTACCAGTCGACGTCGACCCCGAAGCCCGGCAGGGTCTTCTCCGCGCAGGCCATCCAGCGGTCGTAGCTGAAGTGCTCGCGCCAGCCGTCGAAACGGCCGCCGTCCTCGTAGACGGCGCGGATGACGGACCCGATCCGGCGGTCGCCCCGGGAGAGCAGGCCCTCCACGATGCCGGGCTTGCCGTCGTGGTAGCGGAAGCCGATCGAGCGGCCGTACTTCTTGTCGCCGCGGATCTTGTCGCGGAGCTTCGCCAGCCGGGCGTCGGTCTCCTCGGCGCTCAGCTGCGGCGCCCACTGGAACGGGGTGTGGGGCTTGGGGACGAAGCCGCCGATGGAGACGGTGCAGCGGATGTCGCCCTGGCCGGAGACCTCACGGCCCTTGGCGATGACGCTGACCGCCATGTCGCCGATCTGGAGGACGTCCTCGTCGGTCTCGGTGGGCAGGCCGCACATGAAGTACAGCTTCACCTGGCGCCAGCCGTTGCCGTACGCGGTGGCGACGGTCCTGATCAGGTCCTCTTCCGAGACCATCTTGTTGATGACCTTGCGCAGCCGTTCCGAGCCGCCCTCGGGGGCGAAGGTGAGGCCGGACCTGCGGCCGTTGCGGGTCAGCTCGTTGGCCAGGTCGACGTTGAACGCGTCGACCCGGGTCGACGGCAGCGAGAGGCCGACCTTGTCGTCGGTGTACCGGTCGGCGAGGCCCTTGGCGATCTCGCCGATCTCCGAGTGGTCCGCCGAGGAGAGGGACAGCAGGCCGACCTCTTCGAAGCCGGTCGCCTTGAGGCCCTTCTCCACCATCTCGCCGATGCCGGTGATGCTTCGCTCCCGCACGGGGCGCGTGATCATGCCGGCCTGGCAGAAACGGCAGCCGCGGGTGCAGCCGCGGAAGATCTCGACGGACATCCGCTCGTGGACGGTCTCGGCGAGCGGTACGAGGGGCTGCTTCGGGTACGGCCATTCGTCGAGGTCCATGACGGTGTGCTTGGACACCCGCCACGGCACGCCCGACCTGTTGGGCACGACCCGGCCGATCCGGCCGTCGGGCAGGTACTCGACGTCGTAGAAGCGCGGGACGTAGACGCCGCCCGTCTTCGAGAGGCGGAACAGCACCTCCTCACGGCCCCCGGGCCTGCCCTCGGCCTTCCAGGCCCGGACGATCTCGGTGATCTCCAGGACCGCCTGTTCGCCGTCGCCGATGACCGCGCAGTCGATGAACTCCGCGATCGGCTCCGGATTGAAGGCCGCGTGGCCGCCCGCGAGCACGATCGGATCGTCCGTCCCGCGGTCCTTCGCGTCGAGCGGGATGCCCGCGAGGTCCAGGGCGGTGAGCATGTTGGTGTAGCCCAGCTCGGTGGAGAAGCTGAGCCCGAAGACGTCGAACGCCTTCAGCGGGCGGTGGCTGTCCACCGTGAACTGCGGGACACCGTGCTCCCGCATCAGCGCCTCAAGGTCCGGCCAGACGCTGTAGGTGCGTTCGGCGAGGACGCCCTCGCGTTCGTTCAGCACCTCGTAGAGGATCATGACGCCCTGGTTGGGCAGACCGACCTCGTACGCGTCCGGGTACATGAGCGCCCAGTGGACGTCGCACGAGTCCCAGTCCTTGACGGTGGAGTTCAGTTCACCGCCGACGTACTGGATGGGCTTCTGCACATGCGGCAGGAGGGCTTCCAGGCGGGGGAAGACCGACTCGACAGGCATCGATGTGGTGTCTCTCATCAGCTGGCAGGGCGGACCATTCAGCGTACCCCGGCGCCCGGACCCGCGACGCCGTCGCACGGACGGCCCTGCGGGCCCCCGGCCGGGGGCCCGGGTCATGCGCTTATCGGCCGTTGCACCCTGATCGACTGGAGCAGCCCGATGGCCACCCACACGGCGAACATCGACGACCCTCCGTACGAGACGAACGGCAGCGGCAGCCCCGCCACCGGCATGATGCCGAGCGTCATACCGATGTTCTCGAACGCCTGGAAGGCGAACCAGGCGATGATCCCGGCCGCCACGATCGTCCCGTACAGCTCGGTCGTCTCGCGGGCGATCCGGCAGGCGCGCCACAGGACGATCCCGAGCAGCACCAGTATCAGTCCGGCGCCGAGGAAGCCCAGCTCCTCGCCCGCGACGGTGAACACGAAGTCGGTCTGCTGTTCGGGGACGAACTGGCCGGTGGTCTGGGTGCCCTG from the Streptomyces sp. AM 4-1-1 genome contains:
- a CDS encoding TIGR03960 family B12-binding radical SAM protein, which gives rise to MPVESVFPRLEALLPHVQKPIQYVGGELNSTVKDWDSCDVHWALMYPDAYEVGLPNQGVMILYEVLNEREGVLAERTYSVWPDLEALMREHGVPQFTVDSHRPLKAFDVFGLSFSTELGYTNMLTALDLAGIPLDAKDRGTDDPIVLAGGHAAFNPEPIAEFIDCAVIGDGEQAVLEITEIVRAWKAEGRPGGREEVLFRLSKTGGVYVPRFYDVEYLPDGRIGRVVPNRSGVPWRVSKHTVMDLDEWPYPKQPLVPLAETVHERMSVEIFRGCTRGCRFCQAGMITRPVRERSITGIGEMVEKGLKATGFEEVGLLSLSSADHSEIGEIAKGLADRYTDDKVGLSLPSTRVDAFNVDLANELTRNGRRSGLTFAPEGGSERLRKVINKMVSEEDLIRTVATAYGNGWRQVKLYFMCGLPTETDEDVLQIGDMAVSVIAKGREVSGQGDIRCTVSIGGFVPKPHTPFQWAPQLSAEETDARLAKLRDKIRGDKKYGRSIGFRYHDGKPGIVEGLLSRGDRRIGSVIRAVYEDGGRFDGWREHFSYDRWMACAEKTLPGFGVDVDWYTTRERTYEEVLPWDHLDSGLDKEWLWEDWQDALDETEVEDCRWTPCFDCGVCPQMDTSIQIGPTGKTLLPLEVKQ